taatcATATAATGCAAATGCATATCCATATCTACAAACTTTTTCCTAGCTGTAGTTGCCTCCTTGAAATGAGAAATTATATCATACTTACTTAATtcgaaaaaattataatgttCAGCTTTCAATATATGAGATTGTGGAATATCTATCCAAACATCCTTTCTATCATCAAATGCTATAACATATTTAGGATGTACATTGGGATATATTctagaaaaatatttattttcatctctATCTGTGGAACTACATCTTGCAACAATTCTATCAGAAAAAATAGTTCTATCTGGATCTAATATAGCTATAACTACATCAGCATATTCTCTAGTTGCATTAGTATATATAGCTAGTTCATAATATAAGGATAAAATTTGTAAGAATTGTCTTACATATGGTCTAAACTttaaataatagaaaaaattatactgtggtaaataaaatttatataattcagcTTCTCCATTATCATCTACAAAATTTTCTAAGGGCAATTCCATATTAAATTTGGCAAAGGATGTAGCCTGTAATAAAGTGTTATCTAAatctaataataaaattaattttccGTCTTTCAAAGAAGAATGATATCCTTTACTTCCTTCGTTTTGAAACTgagtttttaaaatatgtggagataatattttgatttcATGTAAatcatatatgttattatatttttcaggAGGGTATggaatatatgaattaatatacatatcatctggtttaataaaatttaatatattattatttttcatatccatattattttcttcttcttcttcaccATACTCATTATTTCGCTTATCTtgattttcatttttgtgTTCCAGGATATTTgatgtataattattataattaaaattattatcattagaaTAAATATCActattgatattattcattatattattattattatttgtggattgattattatttaatacttTACCTTGTGAATAGATATCTagattttcatttttcagGTTTCTATTAAAATTGGCTAGCTTATATAAACCATTTATTAGttctaaattattatcattgaTTTTATTTGGATATAATGTATTTTCTGAATGTGGAAGTGATTTAAATCcttgattattttttaaattattccacttattattatattgatcattatctatattttgattttgtgtcatattatcatcattactTATATCATTAGTTTCTTCGTCACTTATCTCAGATACTTCACTTAAACATTCAATAtaattttgattattataaaattgatTTCTGTTATTTGGTCTAGCATTTTTAAAATtggaatttatatttacatggGTATCTCCTGcaaaattattttgatcATTTTGTGTATGTTTTGTGTAATCACTTAATAATTTCATGTTAAAATTTTGTGTAATAAAattgatattatttaaattatttcttgAATAATCATCTctagaattattatttgaatagTTTGTTTCACTGGAATTTTTATATGTCGAATTATAAAAtgcaatattattattattattactattattattatgggCATTTGAGTTGTTCTTCAtgtttctatttttatttaataatttatttttatttgccATATGATACGttgaatttatatttctactattaatatttgttttattataatttacataaggattaagatatttatttaatgaaaatgtcatattattaaatggtttattgttattattattgttattattattattgttgtttaAATAACTATTtctgttattatatttccctattttattatagttgtctttttttataaaggtCATATTTTTGctaatattactattatcttcatttatattaaattcttcattcatattttctttttgttcttGTTGTTGATCTAATTGATCCGtttcattattttgaaaatCTAATAAGTTGtcgttttttttattattgttttcttttaaatttatggaattattattatatctttttaatgAATCATTAAATAAgttattatgaaaatttttctttactttatttttattataaaatgcattattttcatatttacctattcttcttttcttaatattaatattattattattattatgtgtgTTCATATTTCTATTCACATTCAACTTTCCCATACcactatttatattaagaCACTCATTTtctacaatattattattatcattagatGTATCCATATCATCATTGGTATATACcgattttatattattattataaatattattttcattattatcttcattatttgaattattatacatattattcatattattattaccattatttgtattatttattagtCTCAAATTTTCAAATACATTTCTATTATTTGCTACTTTATTTATCAAATTTGGATTATTACTCATTGATGAATAATCATCtgaattttcattttcttcataatacatattatttgatatatcattattattaacattataAGAATGCtctacatttatattatcactagaattatatatattatttatattttcttgatTGTTTcccatcatattattatcaataatattcatattcttGTTCATCatatttcctttattttgcttcatattattcttattatattgattattcttatttctaaaatttttattgttcttattgtttttatttatactaaAATTCTGATgattacttttattataattattattatgatacgTATTTTTAATGGACCTATTAGTATTCATAATTCTCTTTTTTGTGTTAATTGTATCTAAATCTTTATTATACCCTaaattttgattattattatatgtaatattaatactatccatattattattattattagaattCACAgtgaaattattatttgtcatgtcattattaatattatttattgtattattattattatcattcatcatatttatattcccatttatattattatttgtattattgtAGTTCATATTCGCATCATTCATATCAATTAATTTATTGATATTTTCATTCATCTGTTCACAACTATTTACactcattttattattattcaataaaatcataataattaaatgaaaatatttataattttctgataaaaataaaatatagtaaacataaattatatattctactatccctttaaataatatatatatatatatatatatatatttatttttacaataattagaaaataaaaaaaacactaaaatttaatatttcatatatatatatataaatatattctacaatataataataataattctcaatagaaaaaataaaataaaagaaaagaaaccACGGTGTGTTTCaacataattaatatttttaacttatatttctttattaataaaaaaaataaaacacttcttgtatatatttatataattttattttgtaacgttatattttatcttaaaattttttttttttttttttttttttttttccactaatcctcatataaaataattcttttattctATTGTATTCTTTTGTAGTTTTATTCTGTCGATATcctctttttaattttattattattttatttttttaatataatattgtctattattataaatttaattattactattattctgttctatataatttaatcTTAATTATTGcacataataatttatatgtatagagGAATAAAgtgtaaaagaaaaaaaataaaatgaaataaaataaaataaggaaagaaattttttattttattcctaatttttaattaaaataaaatttagaataaaaaaaaaaaacaaaacaaaatcCTTCAGAATTAATGCTAATtctttgtattattttaatcTATATttgcatatttatatatctatatttatatatatatatatagtttttttattcatattcatttttttttttcttttttctttttccacataaattttaaatattaggCATAATATGTAATgagattaaaaaatattcccTTCAACTATATACaattgaaatattatataaaaaaaaaaaaaaagaaaagaaaacataaatatgtaatatatacattaatatagataataaattatcaaaaatCTAATTTAATTACAAaatatgtgtaatatatatatatatatatatatataaatgtatataaatttgtAAGTGCATTcactaaataaatatatgttcattataatataaaaaatatatatgtaacgGGTCTATATTAAAACTGAACACCCGAATATTACTTGAGAAAaacatatagaaaataaatatattctatataaattatgttattaaataaacaagatatattatatatattgcaaaaaataaatatatgaacttataattttatagatAGAAGtgattatatatgtaaaatatattgtacATATGATACTACTATTAGAGATaacgaaaaaaataaaaataaaatataaaataaaaagatataagaTAAAGTATAAATGgttatataaatagaaaaataaaataaaacataataataaaattctgATGTGTAACACTTGTGAATAAAGATTATatgcataaatatatttatactattTTTGTTGTGTTGTAATTATTAcctcttatttattttctcttagaaaaagaaaatattaactAATTTtagtataatataaataaatcttcttttaatttgtaataatataatacaataatatatatgatatataaaaaataaaatatatatatatatatatataatataacatgtAAGAATATGGacattattttctatacTAAACAggttaaataaaagaaaaaaaaaaaaaaaaaatcaatataaatatatatgtgtctatgtaacaaaattaatatatatataataaaacattataataatattacatatattaattttatcccaacgaatttatataaaaaaattgatgtAGAAattacaataaaataaaaaaatatattattattatttaaaaaaatatagacatatatacatgtagtcatatatatttatgataatttcattaaatatatatatattatatgtatgatatataaaaaatatacaatttggtactttatattatattcttgtatttattaaaagaataaatagatataaaaaaaattcttatacgaatatttttattttagaaTTATTCTTTTGtgtctaataataataaatatccattatttcatttttaatataattcatGATGTGtctacttatatatatatatataaggtaTATAAACATAACAATATacgtttttttattttattttaaattgtttttttttttttttcttctaaatataaaatacacatatattcaCACATTAAcacatattttatcatatatatttttatatatatatccatatattttcatgtatttgcatatacatttatataatatatccatAGATTTTAGATAtgtctttaatttttattttatttatttttttttttaatctgaaaagaaaatttacATCTATCGTACCGGCGTAAATTTTCATCAGATTCAGAATATTtcttaaattaaataatgtcAATGAAATTaacacatttttataaaaaaataaataaataaaatataggaagacataaattaaatatgaataaatatgcaACACAcgaaatgtaaaaaatatacataaacatatatatatatatatatatatatatatatatatgtacatataatatacaagGTTCtcttttcttaatatatctttttgttttgtacatttattcttattaatgTTTATACACAATaagaacaaatatatatgtaatatatatatatatatatatatatatatatatatttctttttatttttattatagctagttagaataatatatattttctattcagtaatatataattattttatctttttcaggggttatacaaaaatatgtatatcacactctattatatttctgtttggatatataaattttttctttttttaataatatcacATATACCAAAGAATTGTAAAGAAAAAGAGAATGTACATgagaaaaacatatatatatatataaacatataatatatttggaCACATGAATTTAGTACACATAcacatctatatatatatatacatatagatatatatatttttatatatataatatatataggatatataactatataaaaacatatactaatactcttttattttcttttcttttttttatattttcaaaaaaaaaagtcatAAAAAATTTGGATTAGAGGTTTGTATACAACTATGtcaatataatacatatacatatatatatgagaacagttttttttcttttattttttcaatagtataatagaaattattaaaatatattatatatattaatatttgtgTTCTTTGTTGCTTCAtacttaaattattaatttaagcatatattaatttttttttgtttttttgcttttttatatttttcattttcattctttatttttttttttttctttcttttgtttGGAAAATCTTTcctttattctttttatattttcttaatatataaaaaaacgcttatcaaaataatatttttttgccTTTTACTTATGTACATAATAAGCGTTACATTATAAGTCAAAaggattatttttttttctttaccctccttttttttaattgtcaaaaaaaaaaaaaaaaaaaaaaaaaaaaaagaaatgaaattgaaaatacaaaaaaacaaaaaaaacaaaactttctataatgttatatatatattattatcttggAATAACTTTTTGCCtttaatgaaatatttataattattgtttttttatttatgtttttttttttttttataattcccctttttcaaataataaaagaaaacacatatatattatatatattattatatttatttttttaatatataaaataaaatttttatttcctcatgtattttttttttttttttttcataaagaatttatatatatttttatatacataaatatatatatatatcaatatataaattggaaaaaaaaaaaaaaaaaaaactcaaacgcaattaaaaaaaaaaaactatttattatatatatatataatgatataaaaaaaagaatgataaatttgaaatatatataataattatcaaaataaaatattttatataaattaaaaaataaaatatacaaattaaaagttttttttaatatatatatattttttttttttaattttaaattaaaaattaaatttatataaaaatatatataatactttttattttatttgaaatatGTAATGGAAGAAATTTAAAAAGTtcaaattagaaaaaaaaaaaaaaaaaatatatataatatatatatatatataatattgcaATGCAATGTATTAATTTTTGAATGTACTttcatcataaaaaaaaaaaattaaaacaacaaggaatattttatatatattataaatatgtatatataatatatttatataatatatataataatgagtGGAGGTATATATagtaattattttttgtatgtataaatatattttattaatataagaaaatcttttattatcgcataataattatataaattttttatatattatatattccttttatgcatgataaataacaaataaaataaaatatattatattatgccAATAAAAATTCTAAttagtatataaaaaaaaattcagtgcgtaaatattaaaaaaaaaaaaagtatattataatatatatattatatatgtatatatatataatataataaatatattatatatatatatatatatatatatatatatattatatattaatatatattataattatgtattaatttattaggGCATTTTATTCATTGTTCCtcttatatgtaaaaaatataaataaagaattatatatatacaatataagaataatatataaaaaaatacagaagaaaaataaaattctctaaatatataatattataagaggaaaaaaaaaaaataataatacctgaattcttttttttccgattttaaaatataaaaccgCCAAGGGCACTAATAAGTAAATAGgcttaaattttattaaaaaatatgtaaatattttataacatttatattatatatatatatatatatatatatatatatatatatgttttttttaaattatcatataaatatattataattaataataataataaagtagctttattatatatataacataaaaaatatcagaacgttacatttatataagaattataaaaaattaagggAGAAAAACATTGTATTgtaattttcattatttatcaaATTGTAAAATAATAGTTCAAAATGGTTAttcaatattataaacaGAAATATTAATccttaaataatattatcatttcaactttttttttttttttttttttttttttttttaatatatatatatatatatttatatatctacaaaataaagactgcaaattattatatacagaTTATTATGCTGTTAAATTGATTTCATTTACATTATAAAgattaataaaaagaataataaccTCAAAGTTCATttgcttatttttttttttttttttttttttttttgaagtataacaaatgttttattgataattatatttatttaattgaacatgaattaaagaaaattgaattgtgtatatatataaaaatatgtatatattatatttataggtcccttcatacatatatattaatattttaattataaatatttttataatatatataacaatataatatagcGAGAATATAGTATtatgaacaaatatattattgttttttcACTTTGTTAAAAAAGTCcaacttattttttattatttttattttttttttatggaattatatatatttacgtcaaaaatattcttaaataatatgtaaaatatttttataaaatatataattaaatataataaaaaaaattttctaaTCGTAATTCAAACAAAAATttgtgtaaataaatatatatatatatatatatatatatatatatatatgtatatatagtataatataataatattggaatatattctatatttaaaaaaacaaaaatataaatatatttatagtaataaaaaaaaaaaaaatgtctaCATTTGATAGATTTAATATCCATGCTCAGTTGGAACACCTACAAAGTAAATATCAAGGATCAGGTCATGCTGACACAAGTAGATGGTACTATTTTAAAATCCTTcacaacaacaaaaaaaaaataaataaataaaaattacatataataaaagaaagcataatatacatgtataattattttcttatattattttttaggGAATGGTTAACTAATATTCATCGTGATACATTAGCATCTCATGTTGGGCATTACTcaaggtatatatataattgaatttttaaaatatataattaaaataaaaaattaaaattttttatatagatGAACAGTGTATactgtattatatatatatatatatatatatatatatatatatatatatatatgtatatatttttttttcccttttagATTAGCATATTTTGCAGTTGTTGAAAATGAACCAATAGCTAAAATAAGATATCGTTGTCTTcaggtaaaatatatattaaatatgtagacacaatataaaatgatatataaataaaaacatatatatatatatatatatttataataataattgtttttttgctttttttttttttttagaatatGTCTTTGCCCATTGTTcccaagaaaaaaaaaaataattgagtgaatatatttttttcctgatatttttttgtgtgtaaattattatatacttttttttttttttttaaatagtataatatatatataattttttcatttttttttttgttataactatatatacatatttttatatcaacataattttttttatcctttactttttttataagtttattttatacactactttgtttttatttataataataaattttaatatattaaccaAATatttgcaaaaaaaaaaaaaaaaaaaaaaaggatatagTTTTGTCAAtctaaaaattaaatgatacatttatatgtgtattatatgtatatatatagaacacGTAGTGTATGTATACGAACCGTaaagtataatattttataatattattagagctgtataataaattaaaaaaaaaaaaaaaatattatgttaataaatttataacatGTGTTAAAATAAGGaaagtaatttttttttttttttttttttttttttttattatagtattatttattttattttataataataaaatattttttaacgTTATAATTTTACTAAATAAgtttagaatatatattttgttaaaagatattatatttattttctaaatatgTTATTCTGTTGTTATTccttttaattattttgcGACATATGTattcttataatttataatcttaacaattatttttatttattataagaaataataaaaaacataaaggataaatgaattatagaaaaaaaaaaaaaaaaaaaatttaattattaacatattattttatattatattttttatatcatataattttcatatatataggtccctaaaaataaatgaaaaaatataaaaaaataatatatatatatatatgtatgtatacatttatactatatatatacatatgtcaCCACATAGTAGGCATGTTCACTAGGACCTTATAAGGCACtgtataaattaaaaaaataaatatatatatatatatatcatagaAAAAGTAAagtttacttt
This region of Plasmodium sp. gorilla clade G2 genome assembly, chromosome: 13 genomic DNA includes:
- a CDS encoding splicing factor 3B subunit 5, putative yields the protein MSTFDRFNIHAQLEHLQSKYQGSGHADTSRWEWLTNIHRDTLASHVGHYSRLAYFAVVENEPIAKIRYRCLQNMSLPIVPKKKKNN
- a CDS encoding NLI interacting factor-like phosphatase, putative translates to MSVNSCEQMNENINKLIDMNDANMNYNNTNNNINGNINMMNDNNNNTINNINNDMTNNNFTVNSNNNNNMDSINITYNNNQNLGYNKDLDTINTKKRIMNTNRSIKNTYHNNNYNKSNHQNFSINKNNKNNKNFRNKNNQYNKNNMKQNKGNMMNKNMNIIDNNMMGNNQENINNIYNSSDNINVEHSYNVNNNDISNNMYYEENENSDDYSSMSNNPNLINKVANNRNVFENLRLINNTNNGNNNMNNMYNNSNNEDNNENNIYNNNIKSVYTNDDMDTSNDNNNIVENECLNINSGMGKLNVNRNMNTHNNNNNINIKKRRIGKYENNAFYNKNKVKKNFHNNLFNDSLKRYNNNSINLKENNNKKNDNLLDFQNNETDQLDQQQEQKENMNEEFNINEDNSNISKNMTFIKKDNYNKIGKYNNRNSYLNNNNNNNNNNNNKPFNNMTFSLNKYLNPYVNYNKTNINSRNINSTYHMANKNKLLNKNRNMKNNSNAHNNNSNNNNNIAFYNSTYKNSSETNYSNNNSRDDYSRNNLNNINFITQNFNMKLLSDYTKHTQNDQNNFAGDTHVNINSNFKNARPNNRNQFYNNQNYIECLSEVSEISDEETNDISNDDNMTQNQNIDNDQYNNKWNNLKNNQGFKSLPHSENTLYPNKINDNNLELINGLYKLANFNRNLKNENLDIYSQGKVLNNNQSTNNNNNIMNNINSDIYSNDNNFNYNNYTSNILEHKNENQDKRNNEYGEEEEENNMDMKNNNILNFIKPDDMYINSYIPYPPEKYNNIYDLHEIKILSPHILKTQFQNEGSKGYHSSLKDGKLILLLDLDNTLLQATSFAKFNMELPLENFVDDNGEAELYKFYLPQYNFFYYLKFRPYVRQFLQILSLYYELAIYTNATREYADVVIAILDPDRTIFSDRIVARCSSTDRDENKYFSRIYPNVHPKYVIAFDDRKDVWIDIPQSHILKAEHYNFFELSKYDIISHFKEATTARKKFVDMDMHLHYMIKFFLKLHKNFFENPLETDVGKLIDKMMSSTLSNVGVYFTGFRKNSKNIQNVLSADCEERQKEIALELGATIFNNYDEPGVTHIIAAKNCTDNLIKSKKSDYDHIHKVHTLWLYHCRGTLEMRLSSNFDADNLCKIYSNKPPLHPKKDHWFFGPKEDFKKQEDNKDCVKIENLKVKTFLGTGEYTNDAVIFSPFEQINIKWIEKEVTLRQNFDTSYNAMAQNTQKEENKNQINDDNDDENNSYTNIEAISGKIPTI